A DNA window from Camelina sativa cultivar DH55 chromosome 17, Cs, whole genome shotgun sequence contains the following coding sequences:
- the LOC104755498 gene encoding probable calcium-binding protein CML13 → MGKDGLSDDQVSSMKEAFMLFDTDGDGKIAPSELGILMRSLGGNPTQAQLKSIIASESLSSPFDFNRFLDLMAKHLKTEPFDRQLRDAFKVLDKEGTGFVAVADLRHILTSIGEKLEPNEFDEWIKEVDVGSDGKIRYEDFIARMVAK, encoded by the coding sequence ATGGGGAAAGATGGTCTGAGCGACGATCAGGTCTCGTCGATGAAGGAAGCGTTCATGCTATTCGACACAGACGGAGACGGCAAAATCGCGCCGTCGGAGCTCGGGATCCTAATGCGATCCCTAGGAGGAAACCCGACACAAGCCCAGCTCAAATCCATCATCGCATCGGAAAGCCTCTCGTCACCGTTCGATTTCAACAGATTCCTCGATCTCATGGCGAAACATTTGAAGACGGAGCCGTTCGATCGCCAGCTACGCGACGCGTTCAAAGTGCTCGATAAGGAAGGTACGGGGTTCGTGGCTGTAGCGGATCTGAGGCATATTCTGACCAGTATTGGAGAGAAGCTGGAGCCTAATGAGTTCGATGAGTGGATCAAGGAAGTGGATGTCGGATCCGATGGGAAGATCCGGTATGAGGATTTCATAGCAAGGATGGTTGCTAAGTGA
- the LOC104755500 gene encoding IRK-interacting protein-like, producing MAPSSSSSPSKSPVPSLHQSLQFTPILECEEEDLQEERYKNRATPSSDGGSSATPNHHHRNNNNHQHTLTPLHHNGKPSNRKRHDGNNDEDDGGAVSCNKCRPHHSHRDKFSVVPLESHNNPSFISSPNLIIKSIFQSLTRRSPKPSSATASLPPRSSSSSAADASREEQWRLAVAELSHKLIQATKKKEDAVIEASRLKSSMAELEKKLNKLEIYCHNLKSGLDECSNKKQSVPIRKDGFNDRIIQQFLVSVSESRSSIRALSRSLASQLRTVGGKVYERLSLLLQPFDVKINSFAKNPKSLIFYLEAILSRAFFEDFEASGFQTNGSTRILNPIDRCESNYASFNVLMELTWDEVLSRGTKHFSEEFSRFCDRKMSDVVSMLCWNRAWPEPLLQAFFGASKSVWLVHLLANSVNPGLQIFRVEKDDRFDPIYMEETGGERFKSLVRAMVQPGFYVYGSVVKCKVVCKHCVSDEEELVEDRTVKECNKSDKSLISICSPLGG from the exons atggctccTTCGTCTTCATCGTCTCCTTCCAAATCTCCTGTTCCATCTCTTCACCAATCCCTTCAGTTCACTCCT ATTCTAGAATGCGAAGAAGAAGACCTACAAgaagaaagatacaaaaacagagcaacccCAAGCAGCGACGGTGGTTCTTCCGCCACACcaaaccaccaccaccgtaacaacaacaaccaccaaCACACTCTAACACCTCTCCACCACAACGGAAAACCCTCAAACAGAAAACGACACGACGGCAACAACGACGAAGACGACGGAGGCGCCGTCTCTTGCAACAAGTGTCGACCTCACCACTCTCACCGTGACAAATTCTCAGTCGTACCTCTCGAAAGCCACAACAACCCTTCCTTCATCTCAAGCCCCAACCTAATAATCAAATCCATCTTCCAATCCCTCACACGGAGAAGCCCCAAACCTTCCTCCGCCACGGCGTCGCTTCCTCCGcgctcttcctcctcctctgccGCTGACGCTTCAAGAGAAGAGCAGTGGAGGTTAGCCGTGGCGGAGCTTTCTCATAAACTGATCCAAGccacgaagaagaaagaagacgcGGTGATAGAAGCTTCGAGGTTGAAGTCATCCATGGCAGAGCTCgagaagaagctcaacaagCTCGAGATTTATTGTCACAACCTCAAATCGGGTCTTGATGAGTGTAGCAACAAGAAACAGAGTGTTCCGATTCGTAAAGACGGGTTCAACGACAGGATCATTCAGCAGTTCCTCGTCTCTGTATCGGAATCTCGATCTTCGATCAGAGCTTTGAGCAGATCTCTCGCCTCGCAGCTACGAACCGTCGGTGGGAAAGTCTACGAGagactctctcttcttcttcaacctttcGATGTAAAGATCAACTCTTTCGCGAAGAACCCTAAAAGTCTGATCTTTTACCTCGAAGCGATTCTGAGCAGAGCCTTCTTCGAGGATTTCGAAGCTTCCGGGTTTCAGACTAACGGGTCGACCCGGATTTTGAACCCGATTGATCGTTGTGAATCTAATTACGCTTCGTTCAATGTGTTGATGGAGCTCACGTGGGATGAGGTGTTGAGCAGAGGAACTAAGCATTTCTCCGAGGAGTTTAGCCGGTTTTGTGACCGGAAAATGAGCGACGTCGTTTCGATGCTTTGCTGGAACCGAGCTTGGCCTGAACCGCTTTTACAG GCTTTCTTTGGTGCATCGAAGAGTGTTTGGTTGGTTCATCTGTTGGCTAATTCGGTGAACCCGGGTCTGCAAATCTTTCGAGTGGAGAAAGATGACAGGTTTGATCCGATATATATGGAGGAAACTGGTGGGGAAAGGTTTAAGAGTCTGGTTAGAGCAATGGTTCAGCCTGGATTTTACGTCTATGGGAGTGTGGTTAAGTGCAAGGTGGTCTGCAAGCATTGCGTCAGCGACGAGGAAGAATTAGTAGAAGACCGTACGGTCAAGGAATGTAATAAAAGCGACAAGAGTTTAATAAGCATCTGTAGCCCATTAGGAGGTTAA
- the LOC104755499 gene encoding uncharacterized protein LOC104755499, with protein MKLVWSPETASKAYIDTVKSCENLETPDAAELIAAMAAGWNVKMIVETWSYGDAIALSVGLNVASQHANAKHICIVQSSRSESAYLQAIQESSSSPLNLPETIVAEEPEKAMKELQGIDFLVVNWRNKEFAAAALRNAAFGNRGAVVVCRNGCSSLKRVLRDRNVVRTVTLPVTGGIEIAHIAARNSSGKSNENRKRRWITHVDQRSGEEHVFSI; from the exons atgaaattggTTTGGTCTCCGGAAACAGCATCCAAGGCTTATATCGACACCGTTAAATCg tGCGAGAATCTTGAAACGCCGGACGCGGCGGAGCTAATAGCAGCGATGGCGGCGGGATGGAACGTGAAGATGATTGTTGAAACTTGGTCATACGGAGACGCAATAGCTTTAAGTGTCGGCTTAAACGTAGCGAGCCAACACGCAAACGCTAAACACATATGTATTGTACAAAGCTCGAGATCAGAATCTGCTTATCTCCAAGCCATTCaagaatcttcttcatctcccttGAACTTACCAGAGACGATCGTCGCTGAAGAACCCGAAAAAGCTATGAAGGAGTTACAAGGAATCGATTTCTTGGTGGTTAATTGGCGGAACAAGGAGTTCGCAGCTGCTGCGTTGAGGAACGCTGCGTTTGGAAACAGAGGAGCGGTTGTGGTTTGTAGAAACGGGTGTTCGAGCTTAAAACGGGTTTTAAGAGACCGGAACGTTGTTAGAACGGTGACTCTCCCGGTCACCGGAGGTATTGAGATTGCTCATATTGCGGCTAGGAATTCATCAGGGAAGAGTAATGAGAATAGAAAGAGGAGATGGATCACACATGTTGATCAGAGATCAGGAGAAGAACATGTGTTTAGTATCTAG
- the LOC104755502 gene encoding phosphopantothenate--cysteine ligase 1: MSSISGLVEDEISSFFESSPPLKNKEEIVAKLNQFIELNTSRQGEKRRIVCVTSGGTTVPLEQRCVRYIDNFSSGNRGAASTENFVKAGYAVIFLYRRGTCQPFCRSLPDDPFLECFEFPDAKSIRVHESHSEAVKMAVMDQQAAVEEGRLLKLPFSTIYEYLQMLRLMATALKDVGSCSMFYLAAAVSDFYVPWNSMTEHKIQSGSGPLDIRLAQVPKMLSVLRSNWAPKAFCISFKLETDSKILIEKATKALQKYKVHAVVANELSTRKEEVVVVSSSGNVVVRRDPGKPESIVEDNLIRLIVDRHSTYIKESHT; encoded by the exons ATGAGTTCGATCTCTGGGTTAGTGGAAGATGAGATCAGTTCGTTTTTCGAATCATCACCACCTCTGAAGAACAAGGAAGAGATCGTAGCGAAGCTTAATCAGTTCATTGAGCTGAATACTTCGCGCCAAG gaGAAAAGAGGAGGATCGTGTGTGTGACTTCAGGTGGAACTACAGTTCCATTGGAGCAAAGATGTGTAAGGTATATCGATAATTTCAGCTCTGGCAATAGAGGTGCTGCGTCTACTGA GAACTTCGTTAAGGCTGGATATGCTGTGATCTTTCTGTATAGGAG GGGAACTTGCCAACCGTTTTGCCGATCTCTTCCCGATGATCCATTCCTTGAATGTTTTGAGTTTCCGGATGCCAAAAGCATTCGAG TTCATGAGTCTCATTCTGAAGCTGTCAAGATGGCTGTTATGGACCAGCAAGCt GCAGTAGAAGAAGGTCGTTTACTAAAACTCCCGTTCTCAACCATATATGAATATCTCCAG ATGTTACGGTTGATGGCAACGGCATTGAAAGATGTCGGTTCATGTTCAATGTTTTATCTTGCTGCTGCTGTATCTGACTTCTATGTGCCATGGAATAGCATG ACAGAGCACAAAATACAATCAGGATCTGGTCCTTTGGACATAAGACTAGCTCAAGTCCCTAAAATGCTTTCAGTCTTGAGATCAAATTGGGCTCCAAAGGCTTTCTGCATATCATTCAAG CTTGAGACAGACTCAAAGATATTGATAGAGAAGGCTACAAAGGCTCTACAAAAGTACAAAGTTCACGCAGTTGTAGCCAATGAGCTGTCAACACGCAAGGAAGAGGTTGTGGTTGTTTCAAGCAGTGGTAACGTCGTGGTGAGACGTGATCCCGGCAAGCCTGAATCTATTGTAGAAGATAATCTCATTCGTCTCATCGTAGATCGACACTCAACTTACATCAAAGAATCTCACACTTGA